The proteins below are encoded in one region of Salmo salar chromosome ssa02, Ssal_v3.1, whole genome shotgun sequence:
- the LOC106594609 gene encoding proto-oncogene vav isoform X4 has protein sequence MELWRHCAVWLIECRVLPESHRVTWDSAQVCELAQALRDGVLLCQLLNNLLPHAINLREINLRPQMSQFLCLKNIRTFLGVCQEKFHLRKTELFEAFDLFDVRDFGKVIDTLSILSHSPISVRKGFQSFPIEGCITDDDIYNGLSDQIDETVDEDDDLYDCVEDEENEGDEIYEDLMRADEPSETQQKMEVDKRECCLQEIRQTEEKYTDTLESILQHFMKPLQKFLQPHDIESIFINTADLAVTHRSLLGEIQTSILTLKAENLYQVFINYKERLLPYGRYCSQVEAATKHLDKMSAMKEGVRMKLEECSKRANSGRFSLRDLLMVPIQRVLKYHLLLQELVKHTSSTTEKENLRTALDAMRDLAQCVNEVKRDNEIIKQITTFQLSIENMTQSLALYGRPKIDGELKISSSEKKSKQDRYAFLFDKAMLVCKKKSGETMELKEIIDLQYFQLRDETTGDKDSKKWSHFFLLIDCYGKSGYDLFFKTRDLKKKWLEQFEMALSNMCPENCTANNHDFQMHCFEDTTSCKACCMLLRGIFFQGYRCSRCRMAAHKECLGRVPGCGRNADHSGTVKKNKKSASHRQASPGLPKMEVCQEYYGLPPPPVAFGQPLHLSMGDVIELTRAEANLTWWEGKNVTIGQMGWFPCSKVQPFISRPTPDLSDFLWFAGNMDRSAAKNLLISRSDGTFLVRQKDGGEFAISLKFNMDIRHIKITSTEGLYRINEKKAFKGLIEMVQFYQQHSLKEYFKDVDTTLQTPFNQPEQSDTPFNTPSPGGSMRSFGTARARYDFSARDRTELSLREGDTVKVLSKKAHNGWWKGEVYGRVGLFPANYVEEDYSDYC, from the exons ATGGAGCTGTGGCGCCACTGTGCCGTGTGGCTGATAGAGTGCAGGGTGCTCCCTGAGAGTCACAGGGTAACGTGGGACAGTGCTCAGGTGTGTGAGTTAGCCCAAGCTCTGAGGGATGGAGTCCTGCTCTGTCAGCTGCTGAACAACTTACTACCCCACGCCATCAACCTCCGAGAGATCAACCTCCGACCCCAGATgtcccag TTCCTGTGTCTGAAGAACATCCGTACGTTCCTGGGGGTGTGCCAGGAGAAGTTTCACCTGAGGAAGACTGAACTGTTTGAAGCCTTCGACCTGTTTGATGTCAGAGACTtcggcaag GTGATAGACACCTTGTCCATTCTATCCCACTCACCCATCTCCGTCCGGAAGGGTTTCCA gtctttCCCAATAGAAGGCTGTATTACCGATGATGATATCTACAACGGTCTCTCTGACCAGATTGA tgaaACAGTGGACGAGGATGATGATCTTTATGACTGTGTGGAGGATGAGGAGAATGAGGGGGATGAGATATATGAAGACCTGATGAGGGCCGATGAGCCATCGGAGACG cagcaGAAGATGGAGGTGGATAAGAGAGAATGCTGCCTGCaggagatcagacagacagaggagaaatACACTGACACACTGGAGTCCATATTACAG CACTTTATGAAGCCCCTCCAGAAGTTCCTTCAGCCTCACGACATAGAGAGCATCTTCATCAACACGGCG GATCTGGCTGTAACCCATCGTAGTCTGCTGGGGGAGATCCAGACCTCTATCTTAACCCTGAAGGCCGAGAACCTTTACCAGGTCTTCATCAACTataaagagag gttgTTGCCGTATGGGCGGTACTGCAGTCAGGTGGAAGCAGCTACTAAACACCTGGACAAGATGTCCGCCATGAAGGAAGGAGTCAGAATGAAACTAGAG gagTGCTCTAAGAGGGCTAACAGTGGCAGGTTTTCTCTGCGTGATCTACTCATGGTTCCCATACAGAGAGTCCTCAAATACCACCTACTGCTCCAG GAGCTGGTGAAACACACCTCTAGCACTACAGAGAAAGAAAACCTTCGGACAGCTCTAGACGCCATGAGA gaccTGGCTCAGTGTGTGAACGAGGTAAAGAGAGACAATGAGATCATCAAACAGATCACCACCTTCCAGTTGTCTATAGAGAACATGACTCAGTCTCTGGCTCTGTACGGACGACCCAAGATAGATGGAGAACTGAAGATCAGCTCCTCAGAGAAGAAGTCCAAACAGGAcag gTATGCGTTCCTGTTTGACAAGGCCATGCTGGTGTGTAAGAAGAAGAGTGGAGAGACGATGGAACTGAAGGAGATTATAGACCTGCAGTACTTCCAGCTACGAGACGAGACCACCGGGGATAAGGACAGCAAGAAG tggtccCATTTTTTCCTGCTTATAGACTGTTATGGGAAGTCAGGATACGACCTGTTCTTCAAGACCAGAGATCTCAAGAAGAAATGGCTGGAGCAGTTTGAGATGGCCCT GTCCAACATGTGTCCAGAGAACTGTACTGCCAACAATCATGACTTCCAGATGCACTGCTTTGAAGATACCACCTCCTGCAAGGCCTGCTGTATGCTtctcag ggggatATTCTTCCAGGGGTATCGTTGTAGTCGTTGCAGAATGGCCGCTCATAAAGAATGTCTGGGAAGAGTACCAGGCTGCGGACGCAACGCAG ACCACTCAGGGACCGTGAAGAAG AATAAGAAGTCAGCTTCTCACAGACAAGCCAGTCCAG gccttcCTAAAATGGAGGTGTGTCAGGAGTACTATGGTTTGCCTCCGCCCCCTGTAGCGTTCGGCCAACCACTGCACCTCTCCATGGGTGATGTCATCGAACTGACAAGAGCCGAGGCCAACCTAACGTGGTGGGAG GGCAAGAACGTGACGATTGGTCAGATGGGTTGGTTCCCCTGCAGTAAGGTCCAGCCCTTCATCTCT agaccaACTCCTGACCTATCCGACTTCCTATG GTTTGCGGGGAACATGGACCGGTCAGCGGCGAAGAACCTCCTGATTTCACGGTCAGACGGAACGTTTCTGGTCCGCCAGAAAGACGGAGGAGAGTTCGCAATCAGCCTCAA gTTTAACATGGACATCAGACACATCAAGATCACGTCAACAGAAGGCCTCTACCGCATCAACGAGAAGAAAGCATTCAAAGGATTAATT GAGATGGTTCAGTTCTACCAGCAACATTCACTAAAGGAGTATTTTAAAGATGTGGACACCACACTCCAGACCCCCTTCAACCAGCCTGAACAGAGTGACACACCCTTCAACACACCCTCCccag gTGGAAGTATGCGTTCGTTCGGCACAGCTAGGGCCAGGTATGACTTCTCAGCCAGAGACCG
- the LOC106594609 gene encoding proto-oncogene vav isoform X1, which translates to MELWRHCAVWLIECRVLPESHRVTWDSAQVCELAQALRDGVLLCQLLNNLLPHAINLREINLRPQMSQFLCLKNIRTFLGVCQEKFHLRKTELFEAFDLFDVRDFGKVIDTLSILSHSPISVRKGFQSFPIEGCITDDDIYNGLSDQIDETVDEDDDLYDCVEDEENEGDEIYEDLMRADEPSETQQKMEVDKRECCLQEIRQTEEKYTDTLESILQHFMKPLQKFLQPHDIESIFINTADLAVTHRSLLGEIQTSILTLKAENLYQVFINYKERLLPYGRYCSQVEAATKHLDKMSAMKEGVRMKLEECSKRANSGRFSLRDLLMVPIQRVLKYHLLLQELVKHTSSTTEKENLRTALDAMRDLAQCVNEVKRDNEIIKQITTFQLSIENMTQSLALYGRPKIDGELKISSSEKKSKQDRYAFLFDKAMLVCKKKSGETMELKEIIDLQYFQLRDETTGDKDSKKWSHFFLLIDCYGKSGYDLFFKTRDLKKKWLEQFEMALSNMCPENCTANNHDFQMHCFEDTTSCKACCMLLRGIFFQGYRCSRCRMAAHKECLGRVPGCGRNADHSGTVKKNKKSASHRQASPGLPKMEVCQEYYGLPPPPVAFGQPLHLSMGDVIELTRAEANLTWWEGKNVTIGQMGWFPCSKVQPFISRPTPDLSDFLWFAGNMDRSAAKNLLISRSDGTFLVRQKDGGEFAISLKFNMDIRHIKITSTEGLYRINEKKAFKGLIEMVQFYQQHSLKEYFKDVDTTLQTPFNQPEQSDTPFNTPSPGTQTHTTLQTPFNQPEQSDTPFNTPSPGTQTHTTLQTPFNQPEQSDTPFNTPSPGTQTHTTLQTPFNQPEQSDTPFNTPSPGGSMRSFGTARARYDFSARDRTELSLREGDTVKVLSKKAHNGWWKGEVYGRVGLFPANYVEEDYSDYC; encoded by the exons ATGGAGCTGTGGCGCCACTGTGCCGTGTGGCTGATAGAGTGCAGGGTGCTCCCTGAGAGTCACAGGGTAACGTGGGACAGTGCTCAGGTGTGTGAGTTAGCCCAAGCTCTGAGGGATGGAGTCCTGCTCTGTCAGCTGCTGAACAACTTACTACCCCACGCCATCAACCTCCGAGAGATCAACCTCCGACCCCAGATgtcccag TTCCTGTGTCTGAAGAACATCCGTACGTTCCTGGGGGTGTGCCAGGAGAAGTTTCACCTGAGGAAGACTGAACTGTTTGAAGCCTTCGACCTGTTTGATGTCAGAGACTtcggcaag GTGATAGACACCTTGTCCATTCTATCCCACTCACCCATCTCCGTCCGGAAGGGTTTCCA gtctttCCCAATAGAAGGCTGTATTACCGATGATGATATCTACAACGGTCTCTCTGACCAGATTGA tgaaACAGTGGACGAGGATGATGATCTTTATGACTGTGTGGAGGATGAGGAGAATGAGGGGGATGAGATATATGAAGACCTGATGAGGGCCGATGAGCCATCGGAGACG cagcaGAAGATGGAGGTGGATAAGAGAGAATGCTGCCTGCaggagatcagacagacagaggagaaatACACTGACACACTGGAGTCCATATTACAG CACTTTATGAAGCCCCTCCAGAAGTTCCTTCAGCCTCACGACATAGAGAGCATCTTCATCAACACGGCG GATCTGGCTGTAACCCATCGTAGTCTGCTGGGGGAGATCCAGACCTCTATCTTAACCCTGAAGGCCGAGAACCTTTACCAGGTCTTCATCAACTataaagagag gttgTTGCCGTATGGGCGGTACTGCAGTCAGGTGGAAGCAGCTACTAAACACCTGGACAAGATGTCCGCCATGAAGGAAGGAGTCAGAATGAAACTAGAG gagTGCTCTAAGAGGGCTAACAGTGGCAGGTTTTCTCTGCGTGATCTACTCATGGTTCCCATACAGAGAGTCCTCAAATACCACCTACTGCTCCAG GAGCTGGTGAAACACACCTCTAGCACTACAGAGAAAGAAAACCTTCGGACAGCTCTAGACGCCATGAGA gaccTGGCTCAGTGTGTGAACGAGGTAAAGAGAGACAATGAGATCATCAAACAGATCACCACCTTCCAGTTGTCTATAGAGAACATGACTCAGTCTCTGGCTCTGTACGGACGACCCAAGATAGATGGAGAACTGAAGATCAGCTCCTCAGAGAAGAAGTCCAAACAGGAcag gTATGCGTTCCTGTTTGACAAGGCCATGCTGGTGTGTAAGAAGAAGAGTGGAGAGACGATGGAACTGAAGGAGATTATAGACCTGCAGTACTTCCAGCTACGAGACGAGACCACCGGGGATAAGGACAGCAAGAAG tggtccCATTTTTTCCTGCTTATAGACTGTTATGGGAAGTCAGGATACGACCTGTTCTTCAAGACCAGAGATCTCAAGAAGAAATGGCTGGAGCAGTTTGAGATGGCCCT GTCCAACATGTGTCCAGAGAACTGTACTGCCAACAATCATGACTTCCAGATGCACTGCTTTGAAGATACCACCTCCTGCAAGGCCTGCTGTATGCTtctcag ggggatATTCTTCCAGGGGTATCGTTGTAGTCGTTGCAGAATGGCCGCTCATAAAGAATGTCTGGGAAGAGTACCAGGCTGCGGACGCAACGCAG ACCACTCAGGGACCGTGAAGAAG AATAAGAAGTCAGCTTCTCACAGACAAGCCAGTCCAG gccttcCTAAAATGGAGGTGTGTCAGGAGTACTATGGTTTGCCTCCGCCCCCTGTAGCGTTCGGCCAACCACTGCACCTCTCCATGGGTGATGTCATCGAACTGACAAGAGCCGAGGCCAACCTAACGTGGTGGGAG GGCAAGAACGTGACGATTGGTCAGATGGGTTGGTTCCCCTGCAGTAAGGTCCAGCCCTTCATCTCT agaccaACTCCTGACCTATCCGACTTCCTATG GTTTGCGGGGAACATGGACCGGTCAGCGGCGAAGAACCTCCTGATTTCACGGTCAGACGGAACGTTTCTGGTCCGCCAGAAAGACGGAGGAGAGTTCGCAATCAGCCTCAA gTTTAACATGGACATCAGACACATCAAGATCACGTCAACAGAAGGCCTCTACCGCATCAACGAGAAGAAAGCATTCAAAGGATTAATT GAGATGGTTCAGTTCTACCAGCAACATTCACTAAAGGAGTATTTTAAAGATGTGGACACCACACTCCAGACCCCCTTCAACCAGCCTGAACAGAGTGACACACCCTTCAACACACCCTCCccaggtacacaaacacacaccaccctcCAGACTCCCTTCAACCAGCCTGAACAGAGTGACACACCCTTCAACACACCCTCCccaggtacacaaacacacaccaccctcCAGACTCCCTTCAACCAGCCTGAACAGAGTGACACACCCTTCAACACACCCTCCccaggtacacaaacacacaccaccctcCAGACTCCCTTCAACCAGCCTGAACAGAGTGACACACCCTTCAACACACCctccccag gTGGAAGTATGCGTTCGTTCGGCACAGCTAGGGCCAGGTATGACTTCTCAGCCAGAGACCG
- the LOC106594609 gene encoding proto-oncogene vav isoform X2, which yields MELWRHCAVWLIECRVLPESHRVTWDSAQVCELAQALRDGVLLCQLLNNLLPHAINLREINLRPQMSQFLCLKNIRTFLGVCQEKFHLRKTELFEAFDLFDVRDFGKVIDTLSILSHSPISVRKGFQSFPIEGCITDDDIYNGLSDQIDETVDEDDDLYDCVEDEENEGDEIYEDLMRADEPSETQKMEVDKRECCLQEIRQTEEKYTDTLESILQHFMKPLQKFLQPHDIESIFINTADLAVTHRSLLGEIQTSILTLKAENLYQVFINYKERLLPYGRYCSQVEAATKHLDKMSAMKEGVRMKLEECSKRANSGRFSLRDLLMVPIQRVLKYHLLLQELVKHTSSTTEKENLRTALDAMRDLAQCVNEVKRDNEIIKQITTFQLSIENMTQSLALYGRPKIDGELKISSSEKKSKQDRYAFLFDKAMLVCKKKSGETMELKEIIDLQYFQLRDETTGDKDSKKWSHFFLLIDCYGKSGYDLFFKTRDLKKKWLEQFEMALSNMCPENCTANNHDFQMHCFEDTTSCKACCMLLRGIFFQGYRCSRCRMAAHKECLGRVPGCGRNADHSGTVKKNKKSASHRQASPGLPKMEVCQEYYGLPPPPVAFGQPLHLSMGDVIELTRAEANLTWWEGKNVTIGQMGWFPCSKVQPFISRPTPDLSDFLWFAGNMDRSAAKNLLISRSDGTFLVRQKDGGEFAISLKFNMDIRHIKITSTEGLYRINEKKAFKGLIEMVQFYQQHSLKEYFKDVDTTLQTPFNQPEQSDTPFNTPSPGTQTHTTLQTPFNQPEQSDTPFNTPSPGTQTHTTLQTPFNQPEQSDTPFNTPSPGTQTHTTLQTPFNQPEQSDTPFNTPSPGGSMRSFGTARARYDFSARDRTELSLREGDTVKVLSKKAHNGWWKGEVYGRVGLFPANYVEEDYSDYC from the exons ATGGAGCTGTGGCGCCACTGTGCCGTGTGGCTGATAGAGTGCAGGGTGCTCCCTGAGAGTCACAGGGTAACGTGGGACAGTGCTCAGGTGTGTGAGTTAGCCCAAGCTCTGAGGGATGGAGTCCTGCTCTGTCAGCTGCTGAACAACTTACTACCCCACGCCATCAACCTCCGAGAGATCAACCTCCGACCCCAGATgtcccag TTCCTGTGTCTGAAGAACATCCGTACGTTCCTGGGGGTGTGCCAGGAGAAGTTTCACCTGAGGAAGACTGAACTGTTTGAAGCCTTCGACCTGTTTGATGTCAGAGACTtcggcaag GTGATAGACACCTTGTCCATTCTATCCCACTCACCCATCTCCGTCCGGAAGGGTTTCCA gtctttCCCAATAGAAGGCTGTATTACCGATGATGATATCTACAACGGTCTCTCTGACCAGATTGA tgaaACAGTGGACGAGGATGATGATCTTTATGACTGTGTGGAGGATGAGGAGAATGAGGGGGATGAGATATATGAAGACCTGATGAGGGCCGATGAGCCATCGGAGACG caGAAGATGGAGGTGGATAAGAGAGAATGCTGCCTGCaggagatcagacagacagaggagaaatACACTGACACACTGGAGTCCATATTACAG CACTTTATGAAGCCCCTCCAGAAGTTCCTTCAGCCTCACGACATAGAGAGCATCTTCATCAACACGGCG GATCTGGCTGTAACCCATCGTAGTCTGCTGGGGGAGATCCAGACCTCTATCTTAACCCTGAAGGCCGAGAACCTTTACCAGGTCTTCATCAACTataaagagag gttgTTGCCGTATGGGCGGTACTGCAGTCAGGTGGAAGCAGCTACTAAACACCTGGACAAGATGTCCGCCATGAAGGAAGGAGTCAGAATGAAACTAGAG gagTGCTCTAAGAGGGCTAACAGTGGCAGGTTTTCTCTGCGTGATCTACTCATGGTTCCCATACAGAGAGTCCTCAAATACCACCTACTGCTCCAG GAGCTGGTGAAACACACCTCTAGCACTACAGAGAAAGAAAACCTTCGGACAGCTCTAGACGCCATGAGA gaccTGGCTCAGTGTGTGAACGAGGTAAAGAGAGACAATGAGATCATCAAACAGATCACCACCTTCCAGTTGTCTATAGAGAACATGACTCAGTCTCTGGCTCTGTACGGACGACCCAAGATAGATGGAGAACTGAAGATCAGCTCCTCAGAGAAGAAGTCCAAACAGGAcag gTATGCGTTCCTGTTTGACAAGGCCATGCTGGTGTGTAAGAAGAAGAGTGGAGAGACGATGGAACTGAAGGAGATTATAGACCTGCAGTACTTCCAGCTACGAGACGAGACCACCGGGGATAAGGACAGCAAGAAG tggtccCATTTTTTCCTGCTTATAGACTGTTATGGGAAGTCAGGATACGACCTGTTCTTCAAGACCAGAGATCTCAAGAAGAAATGGCTGGAGCAGTTTGAGATGGCCCT GTCCAACATGTGTCCAGAGAACTGTACTGCCAACAATCATGACTTCCAGATGCACTGCTTTGAAGATACCACCTCCTGCAAGGCCTGCTGTATGCTtctcag ggggatATTCTTCCAGGGGTATCGTTGTAGTCGTTGCAGAATGGCCGCTCATAAAGAATGTCTGGGAAGAGTACCAGGCTGCGGACGCAACGCAG ACCACTCAGGGACCGTGAAGAAG AATAAGAAGTCAGCTTCTCACAGACAAGCCAGTCCAG gccttcCTAAAATGGAGGTGTGTCAGGAGTACTATGGTTTGCCTCCGCCCCCTGTAGCGTTCGGCCAACCACTGCACCTCTCCATGGGTGATGTCATCGAACTGACAAGAGCCGAGGCCAACCTAACGTGGTGGGAG GGCAAGAACGTGACGATTGGTCAGATGGGTTGGTTCCCCTGCAGTAAGGTCCAGCCCTTCATCTCT agaccaACTCCTGACCTATCCGACTTCCTATG GTTTGCGGGGAACATGGACCGGTCAGCGGCGAAGAACCTCCTGATTTCACGGTCAGACGGAACGTTTCTGGTCCGCCAGAAAGACGGAGGAGAGTTCGCAATCAGCCTCAA gTTTAACATGGACATCAGACACATCAAGATCACGTCAACAGAAGGCCTCTACCGCATCAACGAGAAGAAAGCATTCAAAGGATTAATT GAGATGGTTCAGTTCTACCAGCAACATTCACTAAAGGAGTATTTTAAAGATGTGGACACCACACTCCAGACCCCCTTCAACCAGCCTGAACAGAGTGACACACCCTTCAACACACCCTCCccaggtacacaaacacacaccaccctcCAGACTCCCTTCAACCAGCCTGAACAGAGTGACACACCCTTCAACACACCCTCCccaggtacacaaacacacaccaccctcCAGACTCCCTTCAACCAGCCTGAACAGAGTGACACACCCTTCAACACACCCTCCccaggtacacaaacacacaccaccctcCAGACTCCCTTCAACCAGCCTGAACAGAGTGACACACCCTTCAACACACCctccccag gTGGAAGTATGCGTTCGTTCGGCACAGCTAGGGCCAGGTATGACTTCTCAGCCAGAGACCG
- the LOC106594609 gene encoding proto-oncogene vav isoform X5, whose translation MELWRHCAVWLIECRVLPESHRVTWDSAQVCELAQALRDGVLLCQLLNNLLPHAINLREINLRPQMSQFLCLKNIRTFLGVCQEKFHLRKTELFEAFDLFDVRDFGKVIDTLSILSHSPISVRKGFQSFPIEGCITDDDIYNGLSDQIDETVDEDDDLYDCVEDEENEGDEIYEDLMRADEPSETQKMEVDKRECCLQEIRQTEEKYTDTLESILQHFMKPLQKFLQPHDIESIFINTADLAVTHRSLLGEIQTSILTLKAENLYQVFINYKERLLPYGRYCSQVEAATKHLDKMSAMKEGVRMKLEECSKRANSGRFSLRDLLMVPIQRVLKYHLLLQELVKHTSSTTEKENLRTALDAMRDLAQCVNEVKRDNEIIKQITTFQLSIENMTQSLALYGRPKIDGELKISSSEKKSKQDRYAFLFDKAMLVCKKKSGETMELKEIIDLQYFQLRDETTGDKDSKKWSHFFLLIDCYGKSGYDLFFKTRDLKKKWLEQFEMALSNMCPENCTANNHDFQMHCFEDTTSCKACCMLLRGIFFQGYRCSRCRMAAHKECLGRVPGCGRNADHSGTVKKNKKSASHRQASPGLPKMEVCQEYYGLPPPPVAFGQPLHLSMGDVIELTRAEANLTWWEGKNVTIGQMGWFPCSKVQPFISRPTPDLSDFLWFAGNMDRSAAKNLLISRSDGTFLVRQKDGGEFAISLKFNMDIRHIKITSTEGLYRINEKKAFKGLIEMVQFYQQHSLKEYFKDVDTTLQTPFNQPEQSDTPFNTPSPGGSMRSFGTARARYDFSARDRTELSLREGDTVKVLSKKAHNGWWKGEVYGRVGLFPANYVEEDYSDYC comes from the exons ATGGAGCTGTGGCGCCACTGTGCCGTGTGGCTGATAGAGTGCAGGGTGCTCCCTGAGAGTCACAGGGTAACGTGGGACAGTGCTCAGGTGTGTGAGTTAGCCCAAGCTCTGAGGGATGGAGTCCTGCTCTGTCAGCTGCTGAACAACTTACTACCCCACGCCATCAACCTCCGAGAGATCAACCTCCGACCCCAGATgtcccag TTCCTGTGTCTGAAGAACATCCGTACGTTCCTGGGGGTGTGCCAGGAGAAGTTTCACCTGAGGAAGACTGAACTGTTTGAAGCCTTCGACCTGTTTGATGTCAGAGACTtcggcaag GTGATAGACACCTTGTCCATTCTATCCCACTCACCCATCTCCGTCCGGAAGGGTTTCCA gtctttCCCAATAGAAGGCTGTATTACCGATGATGATATCTACAACGGTCTCTCTGACCAGATTGA tgaaACAGTGGACGAGGATGATGATCTTTATGACTGTGTGGAGGATGAGGAGAATGAGGGGGATGAGATATATGAAGACCTGATGAGGGCCGATGAGCCATCGGAGACG caGAAGATGGAGGTGGATAAGAGAGAATGCTGCCTGCaggagatcagacagacagaggagaaatACACTGACACACTGGAGTCCATATTACAG CACTTTATGAAGCCCCTCCAGAAGTTCCTTCAGCCTCACGACATAGAGAGCATCTTCATCAACACGGCG GATCTGGCTGTAACCCATCGTAGTCTGCTGGGGGAGATCCAGACCTCTATCTTAACCCTGAAGGCCGAGAACCTTTACCAGGTCTTCATCAACTataaagagag gttgTTGCCGTATGGGCGGTACTGCAGTCAGGTGGAAGCAGCTACTAAACACCTGGACAAGATGTCCGCCATGAAGGAAGGAGTCAGAATGAAACTAGAG gagTGCTCTAAGAGGGCTAACAGTGGCAGGTTTTCTCTGCGTGATCTACTCATGGTTCCCATACAGAGAGTCCTCAAATACCACCTACTGCTCCAG GAGCTGGTGAAACACACCTCTAGCACTACAGAGAAAGAAAACCTTCGGACAGCTCTAGACGCCATGAGA gaccTGGCTCAGTGTGTGAACGAGGTAAAGAGAGACAATGAGATCATCAAACAGATCACCACCTTCCAGTTGTCTATAGAGAACATGACTCAGTCTCTGGCTCTGTACGGACGACCCAAGATAGATGGAGAACTGAAGATCAGCTCCTCAGAGAAGAAGTCCAAACAGGAcag gTATGCGTTCCTGTTTGACAAGGCCATGCTGGTGTGTAAGAAGAAGAGTGGAGAGACGATGGAACTGAAGGAGATTATAGACCTGCAGTACTTCCAGCTACGAGACGAGACCACCGGGGATAAGGACAGCAAGAAG tggtccCATTTTTTCCTGCTTATAGACTGTTATGGGAAGTCAGGATACGACCTGTTCTTCAAGACCAGAGATCTCAAGAAGAAATGGCTGGAGCAGTTTGAGATGGCCCT GTCCAACATGTGTCCAGAGAACTGTACTGCCAACAATCATGACTTCCAGATGCACTGCTTTGAAGATACCACCTCCTGCAAGGCCTGCTGTATGCTtctcag ggggatATTCTTCCAGGGGTATCGTTGTAGTCGTTGCAGAATGGCCGCTCATAAAGAATGTCTGGGAAGAGTACCAGGCTGCGGACGCAACGCAG ACCACTCAGGGACCGTGAAGAAG AATAAGAAGTCAGCTTCTCACAGACAAGCCAGTCCAG gccttcCTAAAATGGAGGTGTGTCAGGAGTACTATGGTTTGCCTCCGCCCCCTGTAGCGTTCGGCCAACCACTGCACCTCTCCATGGGTGATGTCATCGAACTGACAAGAGCCGAGGCCAACCTAACGTGGTGGGAG GGCAAGAACGTGACGATTGGTCAGATGGGTTGGTTCCCCTGCAGTAAGGTCCAGCCCTTCATCTCT agaccaACTCCTGACCTATCCGACTTCCTATG GTTTGCGGGGAACATGGACCGGTCAGCGGCGAAGAACCTCCTGATTTCACGGTCAGACGGAACGTTTCTGGTCCGCCAGAAAGACGGAGGAGAGTTCGCAATCAGCCTCAA gTTTAACATGGACATCAGACACATCAAGATCACGTCAACAGAAGGCCTCTACCGCATCAACGAGAAGAAAGCATTCAAAGGATTAATT GAGATGGTTCAGTTCTACCAGCAACATTCACTAAAGGAGTATTTTAAAGATGTGGACACCACACTCCAGACCCCCTTCAACCAGCCTGAACAGAGTGACACACCCTTCAACACACCCTCCccag gTGGAAGTATGCGTTCGTTCGGCACAGCTAGGGCCAGGTATGACTTCTCAGCCAGAGACCG